One region of Flavobacterium sp. KACC 22763 genomic DNA includes:
- a CDS encoding DUF58 domain-containing protein: MKIESEIEKVSSFQHLEMLANQIVEGFISGMHKSPFHGFSAEFAEHKVYNAGESTKHIDWKLFAKTDRLYTKRFEEETNLRCHLIVDNSSSMHYPELKSNQPFYEKKIGFAVLASAVLMNILKKQRDAVGLSVFSDKYEYYAPEKGSDRHHRMLLNKLEELLVQPKVKKTTDTITYLHQIAEKMHRRSMIILFTDMFQTEDDEKLFNALQHLKHNKHKVVLFHVVDNETELKFDFDNTPRKFIDLESGEEVSIFADNVKEQYEKRVEAYFKNLALTCAKNQIKYVSVNVGDNFEKILTTYLVEKQNFG, encoded by the coding sequence ATGAAAATCGAATCGGAAATAGAAAAAGTCTCCAGTTTTCAGCATCTCGAAATGCTGGCGAATCAGATTGTGGAAGGTTTTATATCGGGAATGCACAAGAGTCCGTTTCATGGATTTTCGGCCGAATTTGCTGAACACAAAGTCTATAACGCTGGAGAAAGCACTAAACATATCGACTGGAAATTGTTTGCCAAAACGGATCGTTTGTATACGAAACGCTTTGAGGAAGAAACCAATTTGCGTTGTCATCTGATCGTTGATAATTCGTCGTCAATGCATTATCCAGAATTAAAATCGAATCAGCCTTTTTATGAAAAGAAGATTGGTTTTGCGGTTTTGGCTTCGGCGGTTTTAATGAATATTTTAAAGAAACAGCGCGATGCCGTTGGTTTGAGTGTTTTCTCGGATAAATACGAATATTACGCTCCCGAGAAAGGAAGTGATCGCCATCATAGAATGCTTTTGAACAAACTGGAAGAATTATTGGTTCAGCCAAAAGTCAAAAAAACGACCGATACGATTACCTATTTGCATCAGATTGCTGAGAAAATGCACCGCCGTTCGATGATTATTTTGTTTACCGATATGTTTCAGACCGAAGACGATGAGAAACTATTTAATGCATTACAACATCTAAAACACAACAAACACAAAGTAGTTTTATTTCATGTCGTTGATAATGAAACCGAATTGAAGTTTGATTTCGATAACACACCCAGAAAGTTTATCGACTTAGAATCAGGAGAAGAGGTTTCGATTTTTGCTGATAATGTAAAAGAGCAATATGAAAAAAGGGTAGAAGCTTATTTTAAAAACTTGGCTTTAACTTGCGCAAAGAACCAAATTAAGTACGTTTCGGTAAATGTGGGTGATAATTTTGAAAAAATATTGACTACATATTTGGTTGAAAAACAAAACTTTGGATAA